The region GGCTCGGCGGTGACGGTTGGTCAGGGGACGAGCGAGGCCTCAGCGAGCACTTTTCGAAGCTCACCTACATAAAATACACTTTTTCAGTCtgattttgttaaaataaaatacattctcAAAGAAACTACATATGGTTATTTTTCATCGTGAATACTTAGAACATGCAATAACTGGAATAGCCTTATGTGGTATTTGCGTAAAATGTGACTTTCCACCAGACAAGAGTCCTTAcgcttcaagtgcaataaggacaATATTCTATGGTCTAAGGGCGTGCATGAGCAAGGTTCAGGTGTCTTCAAGCGCGGCCCGCTCCAGTACCCACCTCCTCAGGGCTAGAGTAGTCCAGGTCTATCTCCGTCCAGGTGTCATCCTGTCCGGGCCGCTCGGCGGCCGCGCGCCGCAGCCACTCCCGCACAGATGCATCAGTGCTTTGGGAACAAAGCTCCTCTAGCACGCCGTTTGAGGTGTCGCTGGCTAAGTCTGTGATTGTTGATGCTCGGTCTATTTCTATCgctgaaaatttaaaaataatggggttggcaactgtcaaagggttgcatagatggcgccatcatagcttgcccctttttctatgacatttagcttaaagggctggtatccagggcattaaaaaaaatacacaattctagggattgacagggcaagctatgatggcgccatctgctaactatttcgaccggccaaccccattgttaaAATTCAAACTTTAGTTAACACGTTGGGGGACACTAGACGGCTAACAGACGTCATCCCATTGTTATTTCTATTGGGTCTGGCGTAGTGTTCTCGAGTGTGGagagatgtattttttttacacacatTATGTAGCCTTTTGAAAAAtacgaataaaaaaatgtaacaataacctcctggggttgcaggcgtctatAAGCAATAGTGTATAACACTGTGTTGGCGCGGGCTTTCACTTGCTATACCCTCTAGCCCCCATAGTAAGGTCTATAATTTGATTTTAAAGGAGGGTGGGCAAATTAGCCTACATGACCAATAAGGACAAGCGACGTGTCCCTGGATAGCTAATTCTATGCTCtaaaacttttactatggcaggTAGTCCCAAATCATTGAGTAAAAAAAGTTATTGCCGCAAAAAGTAGTGTGACTTGAAACGtgactgtatagttttttttcgaTGCTAAGTTCCTGTGTCGCAGATCATGAAGGTTTTGCTATTGTGGATGATTTTGTGTCAcaatattttagtttattattattttttcttttaaacagaGATTACCTCCTTTTTGATAAATCAATATTACGTTTTTCTTGGCAAGTTTCGACGTACATAAGGCATCCTCTACCAGTGAATCTTTGAGTAAAGATAAGTTCCCTTACCATTCCTCGCCGACTGCCGCCTCGAGCGATGCCTGTGTATCTCATCTTGACGACCGGtcattttgacgaccggtctggcctagtgggtagtgaccctgcctgtgaagccgcggtcctgggttcgaatcccagtaagggcatttatttgtgtgatgagcacagatatttgttcctgagtcatggttgttttctatgtatttaagtatttgtatattatatataccgttgtctgagtacccacaacacaagccttcttgagcttactgtggggcttagtcaatttgtgtaaaaaaatgtcctataatatttatttattatttatttattatttattattatcatcTGATATCCGCTCCAGGTTCCTCAAGGCAGAAGAGTACTGCTGCTTCGCCTCGCACACCTGCACCTCCAGGGTCTGTGTCTGTGAGTGGGACGTGCGGCGCGGCGACcatgttaaataaatagatacgtaTGTAAGCGGCTTGACGCTCCGCTACACGCTCCGCCGACCGCTCCGCTACACGCTCCGCCGACCGCTCCACTACACGCTCCGCTGCACCGCGGCATGCTCCACTAATTGTCAGTTCCCTTACCGTTCCTCGCCGACTGCCGCCTCGACCGATGCTTGTGTATCTCGTCGGATATCCGCTCCAGGTTCCTCAGCGCCGAGGAGTACTGCTGCTTCGCCTCGCACACCTGCACCTCCAGGGTCTGTGTCTGTGAGTGGGACGTGCGGCGACCATGTTAACCAAATACAAACGTATAAGCGGCTTGACGCTCCGCTACACACTCCGCTGACCGCTCCGCTACACGCTCCACTCTACGCTCCGCTAATAGTCCGTTCCCTTACCGTACCTGGCCGACTGCCGCCTCGAGCGATGCTTGTGTATCTCGTCGGATATCCGCTCCAGGTTTCTCGAGGCAGAAGAGTACTGCTGCTTCGCCTCGCACACCTGCACCTCCAGGGTCTGTCTGTGAGTGGGAcgtgcggcgcggcgcggcgaccaTGTTAACCTAATACAAACGTATGTATGCGGCTTGACGCTCCGCTACATGCACCGCTACACACTCCGCCGACCTCTCCGCTACACGCTCCACTACACACTCCACCGAACGCGCTACTACCTGCTCCGCTAATAGTCCGCCCCCTTACCGTTCCTCGCCGACTGCCGCCTCGAGCGATGCTTGTGTATCTCGTCGGATATCCGCTCCAGGTTTCTCAAGGCAGAAGAGTACTACTGCTTCGCCTCGCACACCTGCACCTCCAGGGTCTGTGTCTGTGAGTGGAACGTGCGGCGGCCATGTTAACTAAATACAAACGTATAAGCGGCTTGACGCTCCGCTACACGCCCCGCCGACCGCTCCGCTACACGCTTCGCCGACCGCTCCGCTACACGCTCCGCCGACCGCTCCGCTACACGCTCCGCCGACCGCTCCGCTAGACGCTGCGCTCCACGGCCCGCTACACGCTCCGCTAATAGTCCGTTCCCCTACCGTTCCTCGCTGACTGCAGCCTCGAGCGATGCCTGTGTATCTCGTCGGATATTCGCTCCAGGTTCCTCAGCGCCGAGGAGTACTACTGCCTCACCTCGCACACCTGCACCTCCAGGGTCTGTGTCTGTGAGTGGAACGTGCGGCgagcatgttaaacaaatacaaacgtATGTAAGCGGCTTGACGCTCCGTTACAAGCTCCGCTATACGCTCCACTAGTCCGTTCCCTTAGTGtatggcctgagtggacgctcgctcggcggggcgtgcagcgtggcgtcgggctgacgcgtgatgtgagcagcgtgcactaaggccgctgctatacgcttgcatttgtttaacatgcacgtcgcacgccccgccccgctgcacgcccaactcgagcgtccactcaggccttacacttaccgtTCCTCGCCGACTGCCGCCTCGAGCGATGCTTGTGTATCTCGTCTGATATCCGCTCCAGGTTCCTCAAGGCAGAAGAGTACTGTTGCTTCGCCTCGCACACCTGCACCTCCAGGGTCTGTATGCGCGCCTTCTGCGCCTCCAGCGCTGTGTTAATGCGCGCCTTCTCTTCGAAATACGGTCTGGAATATATAATAACATATAGTTAATTGGTTTTTATTGAc is a window of Cydia amplana chromosome 21, ilCydAmpl1.1, whole genome shotgun sequence DNA encoding:
- the LOC134658136 gene encoding uncharacterized protein LOC134658136, producing MVAAPRRTSHSQTDPGGAGVRGEAAVLFCLEKPGADIRRDTQASLEAAVGQTQTLEVQVCEAKQQYSSALRNLERISDEIHKHRSRRQSARNAIEIDRASTITDLASDTSNGVLEELCSQSTDASVREWLRRAAAERPGQDDTWTEIDLDYSSPEEVSFEKCSLRPRSSPDQPSPPSPGDSKVSAASPRRIIRSSMDRTALLRADLEKAEKGRRQSLDAILHDTGEKVKEIKEMFQGLSLFGERGSHSAPRTPRRTSPSRARSSRSSADGNSDTDSLASMDMLTDEQIASLMLDKQLQDVCERLAGVATRQPRSPQSPEARF